The following coding sequences lie in one Pontibacter sp. G13 genomic window:
- a CDS encoding family 20 glycosylhydrolase, with protein sequence MKLFKRILIVALLATIGVAMWQFFNRRAHREPVSAATRMALEVMPLPAKAEIGPGSFFLNRSFAFQFTGYTEPRLERAAHRMMERLAIQTELDFQYQAIGGALRIYCEGAASEVQQMREDESYTLKVTEDGISLSAKRPYGILRGLETLLQLAHVEEEKPYIPEVLIKDQPRFPWRGILIDACRHWIPKKVILENLDAMSAAKLNVLHWHLTEDQGFRVESKQFPKLHEMASDGNYYTQEDIREVVQYARDRGIRVVPEFDLPGHSTSWLVAYPEFGSQPGPYELERKFGIHKPTLDPTNEAVYEFLDTFFGEMATLFPDAYLHIGGDEVKPDHWKANESIQAFIAAQGLEDEHGLQAYFNQRLQKILAKYGKTVVGWDEVLHEDLPKEIVVQSWRGQESLFNAVRQGFHGILSSGYYLDFKLHASEHYQVDPTVVKNAVDIEPSEIWETWQLKIQTGEATFEPKLTLFGEDGELRGVMEMLGNMTAIPIAQREAGVLTFEFESEMGTFDFEAQTHDQDLTGEISMLGLGVEVSGTKIGGNDMPETSHPEIKQIEPLTPEQESRILGGEACMWAEVVDARNITSRIWPRAGVIGEKFWTPGALTQDEDDMYRRMEAFSDYLHLAGMSHRSYRAPLLLEISQGQSLDALTNLVEVLEEIKYYQRHRQAGNYHSLSVLNQIVDAAPAESREARRFNQLVETYLAHPEEDAVRQGIATRLNLWKGNHQALLALIETEPRVEAVAPLSEVLMELSRLALTKLDGNPLDADQVADVLQRGSEQMAGVELALMPGFQALLTAEN encoded by the coding sequence ATGAAGCTTTTTAAGCGAATCCTAATTGTAGCGCTCCTCGCTACGATTGGGGTGGCGATGTGGCAGTTTTTCAATCGGCGAGCTCATCGGGAGCCTGTCTCAGCAGCTACCAGAATGGCCCTGGAGGTCATGCCACTTCCCGCCAAGGCCGAAATCGGTCCCGGCTCCTTCTTCCTCAATCGGTCATTCGCATTTCAATTCACAGGATATACAGAGCCTCGCCTAGAACGTGCTGCGCATCGGATGATGGAACGGTTGGCGATTCAGACAGAATTGGATTTTCAATATCAGGCCATCGGTGGTGCCCTGCGGATTTATTGTGAAGGTGCCGCTTCAGAAGTCCAGCAAATGCGTGAAGATGAATCCTACACCCTCAAAGTTACCGAGGACGGGATCAGCCTTTCCGCCAAACGTCCCTACGGAATCCTCAGAGGGCTGGAAACCCTCCTCCAACTCGCACATGTCGAGGAAGAAAAACCCTACATCCCCGAAGTCCTCATCAAAGACCAACCGCGATTTCCTTGGCGAGGAATCTTGATCGATGCGTGTCGGCACTGGATTCCCAAGAAGGTGATTCTCGAAAATCTCGATGCCATGTCAGCGGCCAAGCTCAATGTCCTACATTGGCACCTGACCGAAGACCAGGGATTCCGCGTGGAGAGCAAACAGTTTCCCAAACTCCATGAAATGGCCTCGGATGGCAACTACTATACACAGGAAGATATCAGAGAAGTAGTCCAATACGCCCGAGATCGAGGGATTCGGGTTGTGCCGGAATTTGATTTGCCGGGACATTCTACCAGTTGGCTCGTGGCGTATCCAGAATTTGGCTCACAGCCCGGACCTTATGAATTGGAGCGGAAATTCGGCATTCACAAACCCACCTTGGACCCGACCAACGAAGCTGTCTACGAATTTCTAGATACCTTTTTCGGAGAGATGGCTACGCTCTTTCCCGACGCATATCTGCATATCGGCGGCGACGAGGTGAAGCCCGATCACTGGAAAGCCAATGAATCCATTCAGGCATTTATCGCTGCCCAAGGCCTCGAAGATGAGCATGGCTTGCAGGCATATTTCAACCAGCGCCTCCAGAAGATTCTCGCCAAATACGGCAAAACTGTCGTGGGCTGGGATGAAGTGCTCCATGAAGATTTGCCCAAGGAGATCGTCGTCCAATCTTGGCGGGGACAGGAATCCCTCTTCAATGCCGTCCGTCAAGGATTTCATGGCATTCTATCTTCCGGATATTACCTGGACTTCAAGCTGCACGCTTCCGAGCATTATCAGGTAGATCCGACCGTGGTGAAAAATGCAGTGGATATTGAGCCTAGCGAAATCTGGGAAACTTGGCAGCTCAAGATTCAAACCGGCGAGGCTACCTTCGAGCCTAAACTCACCTTGTTTGGGGAGGATGGCGAGCTTCGTGGCGTCATGGAAATGCTCGGAAATATGACCGCAATTCCTATCGCCCAGCGAGAAGCCGGAGTCCTGACCTTCGAATTTGAATCCGAAATGGGCACGTTTGATTTTGAGGCTCAAACCCATGACCAAGACCTCACTGGAGAGATTTCCATGCTCGGCTTGGGGGTGGAGGTCTCGGGTACCAAAATCGGCGGGAATGACATGCCCGAAACTTCCCATCCCGAGATCAAGCAGATTGAGCCGCTGACCCCCGAACAGGAATCTCGGATTTTGGGCGGGGAAGCCTGCATGTGGGCCGAAGTGGTCGATGCTCGAAATATCACCTCGCGGATTTGGCCTCGCGCTGGGGTGATCGGAGAGAAGTTCTGGACGCCGGGTGCGCTCACACAGGACGAAGACGATATGTACCGCCGAATGGAGGCATTTTCTGATTACCTGCATCTGGCGGGGATGTCCCATCGGAGCTATCGCGCACCGCTTCTATTGGAGATTAGCCAAGGACAATCCCTCGATGCGCTGACCAATCTCGTCGAGGTTCTAGAGGAAATCAAGTACTACCAGCGCCATCGTCAAGCGGGAAATTACCACTCGCTTTCGGTCTTGAATCAGATCGTAGACGCCGCTCCAGCTGAGAGTCGAGAAGCGCGGAGATTCAACCAGCTTGTGGAGACGTATCTCGCCCATCCCGAGGAGGATGCTGTCCGCCAAGGAATCGCGACTCGCCTCAATCTCTGGAAGGGCAATCACCAA